One Pseudomonas abieticivorans genomic region harbors:
- a CDS encoding sensor domain-containing diguanylate cyclase has translation MSLHAVRPKILGFISEDASAWLVAGLALVAGTLLTSLLAVGTSEMYQRQLRQRFELLAGERFSRIEERFQDQAQRLDGLRRFFVYSDDITRNEYDGYAGPLLLRTQAYSWSPRVLQAQRGDFERDARAQGDADFAIRELDSHGNLVPAPERAEYYPVLYTQSQTHRKLPLGFDIASQEPRRLTLASALASGSLAVSPPINLVGVDPQYARGVLMVAPVLAPDGKGPVKGFVMAVISLRQLMADGLPSQSDDNLNVRILDLSTEGSHEVLFESAEAPAESPLAATHLLRLADRDYQLDIRPSTAFMQANQGSAVNMVVMLGGLLSMLLSALLYSLVSQRQRAQRLVEQRTSQLRASEQALRGTHNQLRSVLNAATQVAIIATDLRGIITTFNAGAELMLGYTANEVVGHLTLQDLHLHQELQARARTLSHYYERDIPLAQAMLVETPGEGAQEAREWTLVRRDGTFLAVNMLATTVLDEQAQWIGHLAICIDITERKRVHEALAARDRLLEKLSAEVPGGIFQLRLDGNGTASFTYSSKGLRDIYELDLELLHEDARVVFQRIHPEDQERVLLSIRLSADQLSPWREEYRVQLPTRGLRWVRGEATPEPLSEGGTLWHGYLTDISDLKRVEEELRALSVTDALTGIHNRRYFQERLKSELDRAQRDRLHLSVIMLDIDHFKRINDQHGHAVGDRVLQGICQQISHRLRRTDVFCRLGGEEFMVLCPGSDALQAYTLASELWSGLRATSIDGVGVVTASFGVACWRPDEGADALLLRADSGVYAAKQGGRDRVEPELA, from the coding sequence ATGTCGTTGCACGCCGTTCGCCCCAAGATACTCGGCTTCATCAGTGAAGACGCTTCCGCCTGGTTGGTCGCAGGCCTGGCGCTGGTGGCTGGCACGCTGTTGACCAGCCTGCTGGCGGTGGGCACCAGCGAGATGTACCAGCGTCAGTTGCGCCAGCGTTTCGAATTGCTGGCTGGGGAGCGTTTTAGCCGCATCGAAGAACGCTTTCAGGATCAGGCCCAGCGCCTGGATGGCCTGCGGCGTTTTTTCGTCTATTCCGACGATATTACCCGCAATGAATATGACGGTTATGCCGGGCCATTGCTGTTGCGCACCCAGGCCTATTCCTGGTCGCCCCGCGTGCTGCAGGCACAGCGCGGCGATTTTGAGCGTGATGCACGGGCGCAGGGCGACGCTGACTTTGCCATTCGTGAGCTCGACAGCCACGGCAACCTGGTGCCGGCGCCGGAACGGGCCGAGTACTACCCGGTGCTTTATACCCAATCGCAAACCCACCGCAAATTGCCCCTGGGCTTCGACATTGCCTCCCAGGAGCCGCGGCGCTTGACCCTGGCCAGCGCGTTGGCCAGTGGCAGCCTGGCCGTGTCGCCGCCGATCAACCTGGTGGGCGTGGACCCGCAATATGCCCGTGGCGTGCTGATGGTCGCACCGGTGCTGGCACCGGACGGCAAGGGCCCGGTCAAGGGTTTCGTGATGGCCGTGATCAGCCTGCGCCAGTTGATGGCCGATGGCTTGCCGTCGCAAAGTGACGACAACCTCAACGTACGTATCCTCGACCTGTCCACCGAAGGCAGTCACGAGGTGTTGTTCGAGTCGGCCGAGGCGCCGGCTGAATCGCCGCTGGCGGCCACCCACCTGTTGCGCCTGGCAGACCGTGATTACCAGTTGGACATTCGCCCCAGTACTGCCTTCATGCAGGCCAACCAGGGCTCGGCAGTCAATATGGTGGTAATGCTGGGCGGTCTGCTGAGCATGTTGCTCAGCGCGCTGCTGTACAGCCTGGTCAGCCAGCGCCAGCGTGCTCAGCGCCTGGTGGAGCAGCGCACCTCGCAGTTACGCGCCAGCGAGCAGGCATTGCGCGGTACGCACAACCAATTGCGCAGCGTGCTCAATGCCGCCACCCAGGTGGCGATCATTGCCACCGACTTGCGCGGCATCATCACCACGTTCAATGCCGGTGCCGAACTGATGCTCGGCTACACCGCCAACGAGGTGGTGGGCCACCTGACGCTTCAGGACTTGCACCTGCATCAAGAGTTGCAAGCCCGCGCACGCACCCTCAGCCACTACTATGAACGGGATATACCGCTGGCTCAGGCCATGCTGGTGGAAACCCCGGGCGAAGGCGCGCAAGAGGCTCGCGAGTGGACCCTGGTACGCCGTGACGGCACCTTCCTGGCCGTCAACATGCTCGCCACCACGGTGCTGGATGAGCAGGCGCAGTGGATTGGCCACCTGGCGATCTGTATCGATATCACCGAACGCAAGCGCGTGCACGAAGCCCTGGCTGCCAGGGACCGGCTGTTGGAAAAGCTCAGCGCCGAGGTGCCCGGCGGTATCTTTCAGCTACGCCTGGACGGTAATGGCACGGCCAGTTTCACCTATTCAAGCAAAGGCCTGCGGGACATTTACGAGCTTGATCTGGAACTGTTGCACGAGGATGCCCGGGTGGTGTTCCAGCGCATCCACCCCGAGGATCAGGAGCGGGTGTTGCTGTCCATACGCTTGTCAGCCGACCAACTGAGCCCCTGGCGTGAAGAGTATCGCGTGCAGTTGCCCACGCGCGGCCTGCGTTGGGTGCGTGGTGAGGCCACGCCTGAGCCGTTGTCCGAAGGCGGTACGCTGTGGCACGGTTACCTGACCGATATCTCCGACCTCAAGCGGGTCGAGGAAGAACTGCGTGCCCTGTCGGTGACCGATGCCCTGACCGGCATCCATAACCGGCGCTATTTCCAGGAGCGCCTGAAGTCGGAACTGGATCGGGCGCAGCGCGACCGGCTGCACCTGTCGGTGATCATGCTCGACATCGACCATTTCAAACGCATCAACGACCAGCACGGCCATGCCGTCGGTGATCGGGTGTTGCAGGGGATTTGCCAGCAGATCAGCCATCGGCTGCGCCGCACCGACGTATTTTGCCGCCTGGGGGGTGAAGAGTTCATGGTGCTGTGCCCAGGCAGCGACGCGTTGCAGGCTTACACGCTGGCCAGCGAGCTATGGAGTGGCCTGCGGGCGACCTCCATCGACGGCGTCGGCGTGGTCACGGCCAGCTTTGGCGTTGCCTGCTGGCGCCCGGACGAGGGCGCGGACGCCTTGCTGCTGCGCGCCGATTCCGGTGTGTACGCCGCCAAGCAGGGCGGGCGTGATCGGGTGGAGCCGGAGCTGGCTTGA
- a CDS encoding YggL family protein codes for MATNRSRRLRKKLCVDEFQELGFELNLGFKEDLDEQAIDAFLDAFLEEAMDANGLDYVGTDDVGLVCTVERGSVNEAQRAAVEAWLKGRAEVTKVEVSPLLDAWYPEKPINPVA; via the coding sequence ATGGCCACTAACCGTTCCCGCCGTCTGCGCAAAAAACTCTGCGTGGATGAATTCCAGGAACTGGGTTTCGAACTGAACCTGGGCTTCAAGGAAGATCTGGACGAACAGGCAATCGATGCTTTCCTCGATGCGTTCCTGGAAGAAGCAATGGACGCCAACGGCCTTGACTACGTCGGCACCGACGACGTCGGCCTGGTGTGCACCGTAGAGCGTGGTTCGGTCAACGAAGCACAACGCGCTGCGGTCGAAGCCTGGTTGAAAGGCCGTGCCGAAGTGACCAAGGTTGAAGTCAGCCCGTTGCTGGACGCCTGGTACCCGGAAAAGCCGATTAATCCGGTTGCCTAA
- a CDS encoding HD domain-containing phosphohydrolase produces MPRPEKRRFPLHVHISAMFTLLLLLTGAILGLFNYRQTSQIILSSSEKLFSRIDQDVRTDLMGTYQPIRHLLSLLALNDAAQMGTLEERLALLEPFSQALRDNPNLAALYTGYSNGDFFMVRPLRTPALKATFQAPADAAYQVWSIEHGADASVHSQSLFFDGQLNLLSHTDVQQETYDPRTRSWFSRANQDSDQITTDPYVFFSSHAVGTTLARRLNNRVVIAADLTLDDLSATLGKHKVTPNTQIALFDHAGNAVAYPDSSRLITQSGTAHLVKVTQLHPALAELINQGSGNDNRLTVDNHEWVVSRSTIAEGGPEGLQLALLVPEDELLADAYRLRWQGGLITLTILLLCLPLGWLTSRLLVKPLRALVLEADAIRSFNFKKPAPRRSPVLEVDQLTESMERMKRTLASFFEITASLSAETRFKPLLQRVLHETVSLSQAQAGIIYLYDHDSRRMEPSGLIIDGHRQKVRAYGLHGHDLNDSHSPGWLLQLAERDSLVAPIGFDHAGELKQIMLKLDCPRLDLVGVRLRNRRGETIGLLVLLHHDTGQASDLEKFSPDRIAFIQAVSGVAAASIEGQRQQVRQQQLLDAFIQIIAGAIDAKSPYTGGHCQRVPVLTHLIATAAAASDAPALRDYQPTDEDWEALHIAAWLHDCGKVTTPEYVVDKATKLETLYDRIHEIRTRFEVLKRDAWIAYWQGLAQGQPALGLAQSRDAELQALDDDFAFVARSNLGGEFMDESSLARLRQIAQRTWLRTLDDRLGVSWEENKRQERGPAVTLPVREPLLVDRPEHLFERPATERIAADNPWGFNMKVPEHKFNRGELYNLSIGRGTLTNEERYIINHHMVQTILMLSRLPFPSHLQNVAEIAGGHHEKMDGSGYPKGLTREQMSLPARMMAIADIFEALTAADRPYKKGKTLSEALGIMAFMCKDAHIDPDLFRLFVESGIYREYAQQYLAPAQIDEVDAQQVLKKAGLEGEAKSCEL; encoded by the coding sequence ATGCCAAGGCCCGAAAAACGCCGGTTTCCGCTGCACGTGCACATCAGCGCCATGTTCACCTTGCTGCTGCTGCTGACCGGCGCGATCCTGGGCCTGTTCAACTATCGGCAAACCTCGCAGATCATCCTCTCGAGCAGCGAGAAGCTGTTCAGCCGCATTGACCAGGACGTGCGCACCGACCTGATGGGCACCTATCAGCCCATTCGCCACCTGCTCAGCCTGCTGGCACTCAATGACGCCGCCCAAATGGGCACCCTGGAAGAGCGCCTCGCGCTGCTGGAACCCTTCAGCCAGGCGCTGCGTGACAACCCCAACCTGGCGGCCCTGTACACCGGCTACAGCAATGGCGATTTCTTCATGGTGCGGCCGCTGCGCACCCCGGCCCTGAAGGCCACCTTCCAGGCCCCCGCCGACGCGGCCTATCAGGTCTGGAGCATCGAACACGGCGCCGACGCCAGCGTGCATTCCCAGTCGCTGTTTTTCGACGGGCAACTGAACCTGCTGTCGCACACCGACGTGCAGCAGGAGACCTACGATCCGCGCACCCGCAGCTGGTTCAGCCGGGCCAACCAGGACAGCGACCAGATCACCACCGACCCCTATGTATTTTTCTCAAGCCATGCGGTGGGTACCACCCTGGCGCGGCGGCTGAACAACCGCGTGGTGATCGCCGCCGACCTGACCCTGGACGACCTCAGCGCCACCCTGGGCAAGCACAAGGTCACGCCCAACACCCAGATTGCCCTGTTCGATCATGCCGGCAATGCCGTGGCCTACCCCGACAGCAGCCGGCTGATCACCCAGAGCGGCACCGCGCACCTGGTCAAGGTCACGCAGTTGCACCCGGCCCTGGCAGAACTGATCAACCAGGGCAGCGGTAACGACAACCGCCTGACCGTCGACAACCACGAGTGGGTGGTGTCGCGCAGCACCATCGCCGAAGGCGGCCCCGAGGGCTTGCAACTGGCCCTGTTGGTGCCTGAGGATGAGCTGCTGGCCGATGCCTACCGACTGCGCTGGCAAGGCGGGTTGATTACCCTGACCATCCTGTTGCTGTGCCTGCCCCTGGGCTGGCTGACCTCGCGCTTGCTGGTCAAGCCGCTGCGGGCCCTGGTGTTGGAAGCCGACGCCATTCGCAGCTTTAACTTCAAGAAACCCGCGCCACGGCGCTCGCCGGTGCTGGAGGTGGACCAGTTGACCGAATCCATGGAGCGCATGAAGCGCACCCTGGCCAGCTTCTTCGAAATCACCGCCAGCCTGTCCGCCGAAACCCGCTTCAAGCCACTGCTGCAGCGGGTGCTGCACGAAACCGTGAGCCTGAGCCAGGCCCAGGCCGGCATCATCTACCTGTACGATCACGACAGCCGGCGCATGGAGCCCAGCGGCCTGATCATCGACGGCCACCGGCAAAAAGTCCGCGCCTACGGCCTGCACGGCCACGACCTGAACGACAGCCATTCACCTGGCTGGCTGCTGCAACTGGCCGAGCGCGACAGCCTGGTCGCGCCCATCGGTTTCGACCATGCCGGTGAGCTCAAGCAAATCATGCTCAAGCTCGATTGCCCGCGCCTGGACCTGGTGGGCGTGCGCCTGCGCAACCGCCGGGGCGAGACCATCGGCCTGCTGGTGTTGCTGCACCACGACACCGGGCAGGCCAGCGACCTGGAAAAATTCAGCCCTGACCGCATCGCCTTCATCCAGGCGGTGTCGGGAGTGGCCGCGGCCAGCATCGAGGGCCAACGCCAGCAAGTGCGCCAGCAACAACTGCTGGACGCTTTTATCCAGATCATTGCCGGCGCCATCGACGCCAAGAGCCCCTACACCGGCGGCCATTGCCAGCGGGTGCCGGTGCTGACCCACCTGATCGCCACCGCCGCGGCCGCCAGCGATGCACCGGCACTGCGCGACTACCAACCCACTGACGAAGATTGGGAGGCGCTGCACATCGCCGCCTGGCTGCACGACTGCGGCAAGGTCACCACGCCTGAATACGTGGTGGACAAAGCCACCAAGCTGGAAACCCTGTACGACCGCATCCACGAGATCCGCACCCGCTTTGAAGTGCTCAAGCGCGATGCCTGGATTGCTTACTGGCAAGGCCTGGCGCAAGGCCAGCCGGCCCTTGGCCTGGCCCAATCGCGGGATGCGGAATTGCAGGCACTGGACGACGACTTTGCCTTTGTCGCACGCAGTAACCTGGGCGGCGAGTTCATGGACGAAAGCAGCCTGGCGCGCCTGCGCCAGATCGCCCAGCGCACCTGGCTGCGCACCCTGGACGACCGCCTGGGCGTGTCGTGGGAGGAGAACAAGCGCCAGGAACGCGGCCCCGCCGTGACCCTGCCGGTGCGCGAACCGCTGTTGGTCGATCGCCCAGAGCACCTGTTCGAGCGCCCCGCCACCGAGCGCATCGCCGCGGACAACCCCTGGGGCTTCAATATGAAAGTGCCCGAGCACAAGTTCAACCGGGGCGAGTTGTACAACCTGAGCATTGGCCGTGGCACCCTCACTAACGAGGAGCGCTACATCATCAACCATCACATGGTGCAAACCATCCTGATGCTCAGCCGCCTGCCCTTCCCCAGCCATTTGCAGAACGTGGCCGAGATCGCCGGCGGGCATCACGAAAAAATGGATGGCAGCGGTTACCCCAAGGGCCTGACCCGCGAACAGATGAGCCTGCCGGCACGGATGATGGCCATCGCCGACATCTTCGAAGCACTGACCGCGGCCGATCGCCCCTACAAGAAGGGTAAGACCTTGAGCGAAGCGTTGGGCATCATGGCGTTCATGTGCAAGGACGCGCACATCGACCCAGACCTGTTCAGGCTGTTCGTCGAAAGCGGCATTTATCGCGAGTACGCGCAGCAGTACCTGGCGCCGGCGCAAATCGACGAAGTCGATGCCCAGCAGGTGCTGAAAAAGGCGGGGTTAGAGGGTGAAGCGAAGAGTTGCGAGCTATAA
- a CDS encoding transporter substrate-binding domain-containing protein: protein MPARLMHCTVLLLVAVLSLPARAEPEHLALLGRSVAPRLNVTLNDEQLRWLHGRRQLVLGTSAPDYPPFDITVSGKDYEGLTADYAGILATVLGLPIRVNRYANRSQAMAALRDGHIDLLGSANGYEADTPEVQLSQPYAVDRPVLVTRIGETRSLSEGLAGLRLSMVDHYLPAQQVQANYPDALRQTYRSYQAALNAVAFDQADVFLGDTISAHYLINQGLLTNVQMANFSKDEPNGFSFAVARQNPVLLGLVNDILNAVPAGERERIFKRWSAGSDILLTDHKLQLSAREERWLADHPVVRVVINETFAPLTFLDRDGTLRGITADLLELIRLRTGLRLEIQRARSVEAMIEQVTQGKADLIAAIIPSEGREQRLQFSRPYLENSYVLVSRKDALGFGSLEQLQGHRLALTHGNPLVAWLGEHYPDIHLIETEDAFSAMDLLAQGQADAAVNSLVIANYFMASPLYQDRLQIRASLPTQPAAYALAMARNDIELGSIIDKALLSIGPDELGIINGRWRGYSPDANAYWRNYHQLIYQILAAAGGLLLLSFLWIGYMRRQIRQRIRAERALSDQLELMRALVDGTPHPVYVRDREGRLQDCNDSYLTTFAARREEVIGKRVTDGLLVDLDQASTFAQDYREVMASGKALIMDRPLNLGDRQLTIYHWILAFRDSSSQVQGIIGGWIDISERRELLQALHQAKDLADAANTAKSTFLATMSHEIRTPMNAVIGMLELALKRADNDTLDRAAIEVAYASARELLELIGDILDIARIESGRLRLSPERTNLRELVESVARVFDGLARQKHLSLVLDIDPKANLDVLLDPLRFKQVLSNLVSNAIKFTEQGQVALSLQVDVAHDRQRVQVRVQVQDSGIGISQADQQRLFQPFVQAGTASQGRSGTGLGLVICRGLCEMMGATLQLSSQPGQGTQVGIDLSVLRLEPIDVPPPAPLAPGPALGSLKALVVDDHPANRLLMTQQLEYLGLTASTAENGEQGLHQWLQAPCDLVVVDCNMPVMDGYALARSIRHHERQAGWPPCTLLGYTASAQPEERERCLAAGMDECLFKPISLAELAAHLNTLAPRQAVVPYDLQGVHLLTGGNPLFERRLLAEMLDSSQHDRQSLQAIAQSGEHQALIELAHRIKGAARIVQAREVTQACEALEAALEQGAVAALVTARRQQLVACLQAFEQSLKAAIAQANTEDPPAQQ from the coding sequence TTGCCAGCACGCCTGATGCACTGCACGGTGCTGCTGCTAGTGGCCGTGCTGAGCCTTCCTGCCCGGGCCGAACCCGAGCACCTGGCGTTGCTGGGGCGGTCGGTTGCGCCCAGGCTTAACGTGACGCTCAACGATGAACAACTGCGCTGGCTGCACGGCCGCCGCCAACTGGTGTTGGGCACGTCCGCCCCGGACTACCCGCCGTTCGATATCACGGTCAGTGGCAAGGACTATGAAGGCCTGACTGCCGACTATGCCGGCATCCTCGCCACGGTGCTGGGCCTGCCGATACGGGTCAATCGCTACGCCAACCGCTCGCAGGCGATGGCCGCGCTGCGCGATGGGCATATAGACCTGTTGGGCAGCGCCAACGGCTATGAGGCCGACACCCCAGAGGTGCAACTGTCGCAGCCCTACGCGGTGGACCGGCCGGTGCTGGTCACGCGCATTGGTGAAACCCGCTCGCTGAGCGAGGGCCTGGCCGGCCTGCGCCTGAGCATGGTGGACCACTACCTGCCGGCGCAGCAGGTGCAGGCCAACTACCCCGATGCCCTGCGGCAGACCTACCGCTCTTACCAGGCCGCGCTCAATGCAGTGGCGTTCGACCAGGCCGACGTGTTCCTGGGCGATACCATTTCGGCCCACTACCTGATCAATCAGGGCCTGCTGACCAATGTGCAGATGGCCAACTTCAGCAAGGACGAACCCAACGGTTTCAGCTTTGCCGTGGCCCGCCAGAACCCGGTGCTGCTTGGCCTGGTCAACGATATCTTGAACGCGGTACCGGCTGGCGAGCGCGAACGCATCTTTAAACGCTGGAGCGCGGGCAGCGACATCCTGCTCACCGACCACAAGCTGCAATTGTCGGCGCGCGAGGAACGCTGGCTGGCCGACCACCCCGTGGTACGGGTGGTGATCAACGAAACCTTCGCCCCGCTGACGTTCCTGGATCGCGACGGCACCCTGCGGGGCATCACCGCCGACTTGCTCGAACTGATCCGCCTGCGCACCGGCCTGCGCCTGGAGATACAGCGGGCGCGCAGTGTCGAGGCCATGATCGAGCAGGTCACGCAGGGCAAGGCCGACCTCATCGCCGCGATCATACCCAGCGAGGGCCGCGAGCAACGCCTGCAATTCAGCCGGCCCTACCTGGAGAATTCCTACGTGTTGGTCAGCCGCAAGGATGCGCTGGGGTTCGGTTCACTTGAGCAACTGCAGGGCCATCGCCTGGCCCTGACCCATGGCAACCCGCTGGTCGCCTGGCTAGGCGAGCATTACCCCGATATCCACCTGATCGAAACCGAGGATGCGTTTTCCGCCATGGACCTGCTGGCCCAAGGGCAGGCCGACGCAGCCGTCAACTCATTGGTCATCGCCAACTATTTCATGGCCTCGCCGCTGTACCAGGATCGCCTGCAGATTCGTGCCAGCCTGCCCACCCAACCGGCCGCCTACGCACTGGCGATGGCCCGCAACGACATCGAACTGGGCTCGATCATCGACAAGGCACTGCTGAGCATCGGCCCGGACGAACTGGGCATCATCAATGGCCGCTGGCGCGGCTACAGCCCGGACGCCAACGCCTACTGGCGCAACTATCACCAACTGATCTACCAGATCCTGGCCGCCGCTGGCGGGCTGTTGTTACTGTCGTTCTTGTGGATCGGCTACATGCGCCGGCAAATACGCCAGCGCATCCGGGCCGAACGCGCATTGAGCGACCAGCTCGAGCTGATGCGCGCCCTGGTCGACGGCACGCCCCACCCGGTGTATGTGCGCGACCGCGAGGGCCGCCTGCAAGATTGCAACGACAGCTACCTGACCACCTTCGCTGCCCGCCGCGAAGAGGTGATCGGCAAGCGCGTGACCGATGGCCTGCTGGTGGACTTGGACCAGGCAAGCACCTTTGCCCAGGACTACCGCGAGGTAATGGCCAGTGGCAAAGCCCTGATCATGGATCGACCGCTCAACCTGGGCGACCGGCAGTTGACCATCTACCACTGGATCCTGGCGTTTCGCGACAGCAGCAGCCAGGTGCAGGGCATCATCGGCGGCTGGATCGACATCAGCGAGCGGCGCGAACTGCTGCAAGCGCTGCATCAGGCCAAGGACCTTGCCGATGCCGCCAACACCGCGAAAAGTACCTTCCTGGCGACCATGAGCCATGAAATCCGCACGCCCATGAACGCGGTGATCGGCATGCTCGAACTGGCCCTCAAGCGCGCCGACAACGACACCCTGGACCGCGCGGCCATCGAGGTGGCCTACGCGTCGGCCCGCGAGCTGCTGGAGCTGATCGGCGACATCCTGGACATCGCCCGCATCGAATCCGGGCGGTTGCGCCTGAGCCCCGAGCGCACCAACCTGCGCGAGCTGGTGGAGTCAGTGGCACGGGTGTTCGACGGCCTGGCCCGGCAAAAACACCTGAGCCTGGTACTGGACATCGACCCTAAGGCCAACCTGGACGTATTGCTCGACCCCCTGCGTTTCAAGCAGGTGCTGAGTAACCTGGTGAGCAACGCGATAAAGTTCACCGAACAGGGCCAGGTGGCCCTGAGCCTGCAGGTGGACGTGGCCCACGACCGCCAGCGGGTTCAGGTGCGCGTGCAGGTGCAGGACAGCGGCATCGGCATCAGCCAGGCCGACCAGCAGCGGCTGTTCCAGCCGTTTGTCCAGGCCGGCACCGCCAGCCAAGGGCGCAGCGGCACCGGGCTTGGGCTGGTGATTTGCCGGGGCCTGTGCGAGATGATGGGGGCCACCCTGCAGTTGAGCAGCCAACCGGGCCAGGGCACCCAGGTCGGCATCGACCTGAGTGTGCTGCGCCTGGAGCCGATCGACGTGCCACCCCCTGCGCCCCTGGCACCGGGGCCGGCGCTGGGCAGCCTGAAGGCGTTGGTGGTGGATGACCACCCGGCCAATCGCCTGCTGATGACCCAGCAACTGGAATACCTGGGCCTGACCGCCAGCACCGCCGAGAATGGCGAACAGGGCTTGCACCAATGGTTGCAGGCACCCTGCGACCTGGTGGTGGTGGACTGCAACATGCCAGTGATGGATGGCTATGCACTGGCCCGCAGCATCCGCCACCATGAACGACAGGCCGGCTGGCCACCCTGCACCCTGCTGGGCTACACCGCCAGCGCCCAACCCGAGGAGCGCGAGCGCTGCCTGGCCGCCGGCATGGATGAATGCCTGTTCAAGCCCATCAGCCTGGCCGAACTGGCCGCGCACCTCAACACCCTCGCACCTCGCCAAGCGGTGGTGCCCTATGACCTGCAAGGCGTGCACCTGCTGACCGGGGGCAACCCGCTGTTCGAGCGCCGCTTGCTGGCCGAGATGCTCGACAGCAGCCAACACGATCGCCAGAGCCTGCAGGCCATCGCGCAATCGGGCGAGCACCAGGCCCTGATCGAGCTGGCGCACCGCATCAAGGGCGCCGCCAGAATCGTCCAGGCACGCGAGGTGACCCAGGCTTGCGAGGCACTGGAAGCGGCGCTGGAACAAGGTGCCGTCGCAGCCTTGGTCACCGCGCGGCGCCAGCAATTGGTTGCCTGCCTGCAGGCCTTCGAACAGTCCCTGAAGGCCGCCATCGCGCAGGCCAATACCGAGGATCCGCCCGCACAGCAATGA
- a CDS encoding response regulator transcription factor — MNTVYIVDDHPLCRLGVRMLLENDGYTVVGESDNGADAMQAVRDNPPDLMILDISIPKLDGLEVLARFSSLHSSLKILVLTTQPAKLFAARCMQSRAAGYVSKREGLGELMSAIKAVLSGYNYFPSQVFTSPRSGNEQPTEAELFKLVNDRELMVLQLFAQGRTNKEIAKGMFLSNKTVSTYKKRLMQKLKADSLVELIEMAKRNALV; from the coding sequence ATGAACACAGTCTATATTGTCGATGACCACCCGCTCTGCCGGCTGGGGGTTCGCATGCTCCTGGAAAACGATGGCTACACCGTGGTGGGCGAATCGGATAACGGTGCGGACGCCATGCAAGCCGTGCGGGACAACCCACCGGACCTGATGATCCTGGACATCAGCATTCCCAAACTGGACGGCCTGGAAGTGCTGGCGCGTTTCAGTTCGCTGCACAGCTCGCTGAAAATCCTGGTACTTACCACTCAGCCGGCGAAACTTTTTGCCGCACGCTGCATGCAATCAAGGGCGGCCGGATATGTCAGCAAACGCGAAGGCCTTGGCGAACTAATGAGTGCGATCAAGGCTGTATTATCCGGCTACAATTACTTTCCCAGCCAAGTATTCACATCGCCACGCAGCGGCAATGAGCAACCTACCGAAGCTGAACTTTTCAAGTTGGTGAACGACCGCGAGCTGATGGTCTTGCAACTCTTTGCCCAAGGGCGCACCAATAAGGAAATCGCCAAAGGCATGTTTTTGAGCAACAAGACCGTGAGCACCTATAAAAAACGCTTGATGCAAAAACTCAAGGCCGATTCTCTGGTGGAGTTGATCGAAATGGCTAAGCGGAACGCCCTGGTGTGA